The following coding sequences lie in one Phycicoccus duodecadis genomic window:
- a CDS encoding AIPR family protein produces the protein MSDFLSELLNTVEVRADVENDLTAAAFVAEMADRMAAAEEIENLVPIHFRGQSGRRRSGVDGHDLGDTDDSVALAIAHFDGSGGGGTIGNAEIQRLFGLLEAYLVDAVAGTFPDDREPSEPAVQLARDLHSRGRSITRFRLYLFTDLALGSRVAKLPSTSVGGIPVDFHVWDLRRLEALATSSQGRDQLDLDLTEWSPSGVPALSVLGEGKFETYLAAVPGHLLADLYGRYGSRLLESNVRSFLSGRGNINKGIRTTLLSEPLLFLAYNNGVTATATAVETGSDGAILGLRDLQIVNGGQTTASLFYVRRDTSPKPDLSKVHVQMKLVVVEPETAGDLVPNVSRFANSQNRISEADFFSNSPFHVRMETLSRQVLVPSMAGTHFQTKWFYERTRGQYQNEKAKLTQAEAKKFEAVYPRSQLMTKTDAAKYSVSWGQEPHKVSAGAQKNFLAFANSVARLWGCNDSQFNEAYFKELVAKAILFQTIRTRVARSEWYQSGYLANIVAYTMSKLSHTISSQARGARLDFLGIWNQQCVPDKVLDASLEVAHLCFQALTSEHRPIQNVTEWAKREQCWELVKSIPYSLPKSLSDELVSAEAMSQVHRDARATQKIDDTIAAQSKVFEVQVDEWRRMHSFCRENGLLSPADNDIVGLMTGSRPKVPSERQAARLLSIRQRALDHGFD, from the coding sequence TGAGTGACTTCCTCTCAGAACTACTGAACACCGTCGAGGTGCGGGCCGACGTCGAGAACGATCTCACCGCCGCAGCGTTCGTGGCCGAGATGGCCGACCGGATGGCCGCGGCGGAGGAGATCGAGAACCTCGTCCCCATCCACTTCCGGGGTCAGAGTGGGCGCCGTCGAAGCGGGGTCGATGGACACGATCTGGGCGATACTGATGACTCTGTCGCCTTGGCCATCGCGCACTTTGATGGTTCCGGCGGAGGAGGAACAATCGGTAACGCTGAGATCCAGCGCCTCTTCGGCCTGCTCGAGGCGTACTTGGTCGATGCCGTCGCCGGCACTTTCCCCGACGACCGCGAGCCCTCCGAACCGGCAGTCCAATTGGCGCGCGACCTCCACAGCAGGGGACGATCCATCACGCGATTCCGTCTGTATCTGTTCACTGACCTTGCGTTGGGTTCCAGAGTGGCCAAGCTTCCCTCGACCAGCGTCGGCGGTATCCCAGTCGACTTCCACGTCTGGGACCTGCGGCGGTTAGAGGCGCTTGCGACGTCATCCCAAGGGCGCGATCAGCTGGATCTTGACCTGACGGAGTGGAGCCCAAGCGGAGTTCCGGCCCTGAGCGTCCTTGGGGAAGGAAAGTTCGAGACGTACTTGGCGGCAGTCCCCGGACATCTTCTCGCCGATCTGTATGGGCGTTATGGGAGTCGCCTGCTGGAGAGCAACGTTCGTTCGTTCCTCAGCGGGCGGGGGAACATAAACAAGGGAATACGAACTACGCTTCTCAGCGAGCCACTGCTGTTCCTCGCCTACAACAACGGTGTCACCGCGACGGCCACCGCGGTGGAGACCGGCTCCGACGGTGCGATCTTGGGACTCCGCGACCTCCAGATAGTGAACGGCGGTCAGACGACAGCTTCCCTGTTCTACGTGCGTCGTGACACCTCGCCCAAGCCCGACCTCTCCAAGGTCCACGTCCAGATGAAACTCGTTGTTGTCGAACCTGAGACAGCGGGGGATCTCGTTCCGAACGTCTCGCGCTTCGCGAACAGTCAGAACCGGATCAGCGAGGCGGACTTCTTCTCCAACAGTCCCTTCCACGTTCGCATGGAGACGTTGTCCCGACAGGTCCTCGTTCCGAGCATGGCTGGGACGCATTTCCAAACGAAGTGGTTCTACGAGCGAACCCGAGGCCAATATCAGAACGAGAAGGCAAAACTGACTCAGGCCGAGGCCAAGAAGTTCGAAGCGGTGTACCCCCGCTCTCAGCTCATGACTAAGACTGACGCCGCCAAGTATTCCGTGTCTTGGGGTCAAGAGCCTCACAAGGTGAGTGCTGGGGCCCAGAAAAACTTCCTTGCCTTTGCGAATTCCGTCGCGCGCCTTTGGGGGTGCAACGATTCGCAATTCAACGAGGCGTATTTCAAAGAGCTGGTGGCGAAGGCCATACTCTTTCAGACGATTCGCACCCGCGTCGCTAGAAGCGAGTGGTACCAGTCCGGATACCTTGCCAACATCGTGGCTTACACAATGTCAAAACTTTCTCACACGATCTCCTCGCAGGCTCGGGGGGCGCGTTTGGACTTTCTAGGGATATGGAATCAGCAGTGCGTCCCCGACAAAGTGCTTGATGCGAGCCTCGAGGTCGCTCATCTGTGCTTCCAAGCGCTTACGTCCGAGCATCGCCCGATCCAGAATGTGACGGAATGGGCAAAGCGCGAGCAGTGTTGGGAATTGGTGAAGTCAATCCCATACAGTCTTCCAAAGTCCCTCTCGGACGAATTGGTTTCGGCCGAAGCCATGAGTCAAGTCCACAGGGATGCACGTGCTACACAAAAAATTGACGACACGATCGCGGCGCAGTCCAAAGTCTTCGAGGTTCAGGTAGACGAATGGAGGCGCATGCACTCGTTCTGCCGTGAGAACGGCCTTCTTTCCCCTGCCGATAACGACATTGTCGGGCTCATGACAGGATCGCGACCGAAGGTTCCGAGTGAACGCCAAGCTGCGCGACTCCTCAGTATCCGCCAACGCGCCCTCGACCACGGCTTCGACTGA
- the dcm gene encoding DNA cytosine methyltransferase: MTAVENPNVSRFARGQALRLRRNADHCSEPAELLELVRRMRSSADSPLLAADLFSGAGGMSLGLEQAGMRVIFGADFDADALETHAHHFAGMSVGWDLGDPERVQEVGAILRSVEIDVVAGGPPCQPFSKAGRSRMRYLVKHGVRERHDKRRDLWQSYLEIVRLAQPRAVIMENVPDMALDREMFILRSIVRRLEDWGYSVQPRVVDTYRYGVPQFRQRLILVAILGGLAFTWPPESSKKVTLGNAIQDLPPVDPQDGWVSEANQAGWRKYAGPKTEFQREMRSSVAPAQADRVYDHVTRRVRPDDEAAFEQLDTKTRYSELPVELKRYRDDIFDDKYKRLDANDLSRTITAHIAKDGYWYIHPEQNRTLTIREAARIQTFPDHFRFAGSPTSAFRQIGNAVPPRLARAVGAAVVDVVERGAPRLAVTTSDTKAALAAWFQSSSAISPWLRTDSRWMVVLGDTILGSESATVIAALWPSVSAWESARKFLENQGRAIEIVGWLGRPGLADQLVEAAMAVVASGGSLDDAQLNRLVTSGTLRATTAQLAMLTVPEGEEPVVANTGALRVAGRYFQGTERWLKNRNSDGRIAVGRLIGFDEESTKAQVALIEVGAKVCTPKAPECRVCPLVSWCRYASDR; the protein is encoded by the coding sequence ATGACCGCCGTAGAGAATCCGAACGTTTCGCGCTTCGCGCGTGGTCAGGCACTGCGCCTACGACGGAACGCGGACCACTGCAGCGAGCCCGCAGAGCTGTTGGAATTGGTGCGGCGGATGCGGTCCTCAGCGGACAGCCCGCTGTTGGCGGCAGACCTCTTCTCGGGGGCGGGGGGGATGAGTCTCGGCCTGGAGCAGGCCGGCATGCGGGTCATCTTCGGTGCTGACTTCGATGCAGATGCCCTAGAAACGCACGCCCATCACTTCGCGGGGATGTCTGTCGGTTGGGACTTGGGTGACCCCGAGCGGGTCCAAGAAGTGGGTGCCATCCTTCGCTCGGTCGAGATCGACGTCGTGGCCGGTGGTCCCCCATGCCAACCGTTCTCCAAAGCTGGTCGTTCAAGGATGCGCTACCTCGTGAAGCACGGTGTGCGAGAGCGCCACGACAAGCGCAGGGACCTCTGGCAGTCCTACTTGGAGATCGTTCGCTTGGCGCAACCTCGCGCGGTCATCATGGAGAACGTGCCCGATATGGCGCTCGACCGTGAGATGTTCATCCTTCGCTCCATAGTGCGCCGTCTTGAGGACTGGGGGTACTCGGTTCAGCCTCGCGTAGTGGACACCTATCGGTATGGCGTCCCCCAATTCCGTCAGCGTTTGATACTGGTCGCGATTTTGGGCGGTCTCGCGTTCACGTGGCCCCCAGAGTCGAGCAAAAAGGTGACTCTGGGGAATGCGATCCAAGATCTGCCACCTGTGGATCCCCAGGACGGATGGGTCTCTGAGGCGAATCAGGCTGGATGGCGAAAATATGCGGGGCCGAAGACAGAGTTCCAGCGCGAGATGCGAAGTTCAGTCGCCCCGGCCCAAGCAGATCGCGTCTACGACCATGTGACGCGACGCGTGAGGCCTGACGATGAGGCTGCCTTCGAGCAGCTCGACACCAAGACCCGCTACTCAGAGCTGCCAGTGGAACTCAAGCGCTATCGGGACGACATCTTTGACGACAAGTACAAGCGACTTGACGCGAATGACTTGTCGCGTACGATCACTGCGCACATCGCCAAAGACGGGTACTGGTACATCCATCCGGAGCAGAACCGGACCTTGACGATCAGAGAAGCGGCCCGGATCCAGACCTTTCCGGACCATTTCCGCTTCGCGGGATCACCTACGTCGGCCTTCCGTCAGATCGGAAACGCTGTACCGCCTCGCCTCGCGCGCGCCGTCGGAGCCGCTGTTGTAGACGTGGTGGAGCGGGGTGCACCTCGACTTGCCGTCACCACTTCGGACACGAAGGCAGCGTTGGCGGCTTGGTTCCAGAGTTCGAGCGCGATCAGCCCTTGGCTCCGAACGGACTCTCGCTGGATGGTGGTTCTGGGGGATACCATTCTCGGCTCAGAATCCGCGACCGTGATCGCGGCTCTTTGGCCCAGCGTGTCCGCTTGGGAATCCGCTCGGAAGTTCTTGGAGAATCAGGGCCGCGCCATCGAGATCGTCGGCTGGCTGGGGCGGCCAGGTTTGGCGGATCAACTGGTCGAAGCTGCAATGGCGGTGGTGGCCTCGGGGGGATCGCTCGACGACGCCCAGCTGAACAGGCTGGTCACGAGCGGAACGCTCCGCGCGACGACCGCTCAACTGGCGATGCTTACGGTCCCCGAAGGAGAGGAGCCAGTGGTTGCCAACACAGGCGCTCTGCGCGTTGCTGGCCGCTACTTCCAAGGGACTGAAAGGTGGCTCAAGAACCGGAACTCAGATGGGCGGATCGCGGTCGGACGCTTGATCGGATTCGACGAAGAAAGTACGAAGGCCCAAGTAGCGTTGATTGAGGTCGGCGCAAAGGTATGTACGCCCAAGGCGCCCGAGTGCCGGGTCTGCCCGCTCGTCTCATGGTGTAGGTACGCTTCTGACCGCTGA
- a CDS encoding ATP-binding protein — protein MAGLRALQVAPSAARLTGSLRDIGYDFTTAIADLVDNSIAAGASRINVFTQFVPHDSYVLISDDGRGMSQGELVEALRFGTRRDYKKNELGRFGLGLKTGSFSQCRRLTVVSRTAPTLARFQVMTLDLNRIATTDSWDITVDETSPAIERAKDLLRESPGTVVVWEDLDRVLPERYAETGWGRRRLSSLASRTADHLAMVFHRFIAGEVGRGDPVVICVDDAKLEAWDPFAPHERERTVLPEQIFEVENGSGSSEVRFQGVVLPARDRFSSLEQFERLSGPQKWNRQQGLYIYRADRLVQHGGWSGLRGIDEHTKLARASLDFGTDLDEDFQINVAKMHVALPPMVRQMLERPIHELCVLADDAYRRSANTTARAEATPKGSRASDMALRDIGVALKAALIDDRELGDYSSVLHLLRARHPELADQLSL, from the coding sequence ATGGCAGGACTCAGAGCATTGCAGGTTGCACCCTCTGCCGCACGGCTGACCGGATCACTGCGTGACATCGGGTACGACTTCACCACTGCGATCGCCGATCTCGTGGACAACTCGATTGCCGCCGGGGCGTCGCGAATCAATGTCTTCACCCAGTTCGTACCTCATGACTCCTATGTACTCATCAGCGACGACGGTCGCGGCATGTCGCAGGGCGAGTTGGTGGAGGCGCTTCGGTTCGGCACGCGACGCGACTACAAGAAGAATGAGCTGGGTAGGTTCGGACTCGGCCTCAAGACCGGCTCGTTCTCGCAGTGCCGTCGCTTGACGGTTGTGAGTCGCACCGCTCCGACGCTTGCCCGTTTCCAAGTGATGACGTTGGACCTCAACCGGATCGCGACGACCGACAGTTGGGACATCACGGTTGACGAGACCTCTCCAGCGATCGAGCGGGCAAAGGACCTGCTGCGCGAGTCCCCGGGCACGGTCGTCGTGTGGGAGGACCTAGATCGCGTCCTTCCGGAGCGCTATGCCGAGACGGGGTGGGGGCGGCGCCGCCTCAGTTCGCTCGCGTCCCGTACCGCCGACCATCTGGCCATGGTGTTCCACAGGTTCATCGCCGGCGAGGTCGGCCGCGGCGACCCGGTCGTGATCTGCGTCGATGACGCGAAGTTGGAAGCGTGGGACCCCTTCGCCCCGCACGAGCGGGAGCGGACGGTCCTCCCGGAACAGATCTTCGAGGTGGAGAACGGCTCCGGCAGCTCGGAGGTGCGCTTCCAAGGCGTCGTCCTTCCGGCCCGGGATCGGTTCTCCTCGCTCGAGCAGTTCGAACGGCTCTCCGGGCCGCAGAAGTGGAACCGACAGCAGGGGTTGTACATCTACCGGGCGGATCGCTTGGTGCAGCACGGTGGCTGGTCAGGCCTGAGAGGGATCGACGAACACACGAAACTTGCACGTGCGAGTTTGGATTTTGGAACGGACCTGGACGAGGACTTCCAGATAAACGTGGCCAAGATGCACGTAGCCCTCCCCCCTATGGTTCGGCAGATGTTGGAACGCCCGATACATGAGTTGTGCGTTCTTGCGGACGATGCCTACCGACGGTCAGCCAACACGACGGCGAGGGCAGAAGCCACGCCCAAGGGGTCCAGAGCCTCGGATATGGCGCTCCGCGACATAGGAGTTGCTTTGAAGGCGGCGCTGATCGATGACCGAGAACTAGGCGACTACAGCTCTGTTCTGCATCTGCTCCGAGCGCGGCACCCCGAGCTGGCTGATCAGTTGAGCCTTTAG
- the vsr gene encoding DNA mismatch endonuclease Vsr: MRANRGRDTGPELAIRSRLHRAGLRYRVDLPLPFDRRRRADLGFTRVGLYVFVDGCFWHGCPKHFVIPKTRTDFWVAKIESNRRRDRDTDDRLRELGATPLRIWEHTPAAVACDLIRATYFELAVPGRL, translated from the coding sequence ATGCGCGCGAACCGGGGACGCGACACCGGGCCGGAGCTCGCCATCCGGTCGCGGCTACACCGAGCAGGCCTTCGTTACCGCGTCGACCTGCCACTTCCCTTCGACCGTCGAAGGCGAGCGGACCTTGGGTTCACGCGGGTGGGGCTGTATGTCTTCGTGGACGGCTGCTTCTGGCACGGTTGCCCGAAGCACTTCGTCATTCCGAAGACCCGCACAGACTTCTGGGTTGCCAAGATTGAGTCCAACCGACGGCGGGACCGAGACACAGATGACCGGCTCCGGGAGCTGGGCGCGACTCCCCTCCGGATCTGGGAGCACACCCCCGCTGCTGTGGCGTGTGACCTCATACGTGCCACCTACTTCGAACTCGCAGTCCCAGGGAGGCTTTAG
- a CDS encoding NEW3 domain-containing protein, translated as MTVRPLADLLRALLAIPGAFARLLRQLLRLLLALFRPRPHPPDRQDKAAASRCVPIDDPAMRVPDPLVYSQQDLMARGLPVTWQNPDFTILDGGTPVGSYDLQPDHIYTVDVRVSNAAPDCPVVAMPVHLSYLDFGMGTVSVPVATRLVDVGVQGGPGNPSHVAFSWHTPAAPGHYCLQALLDPASDRNRNNNLGQHNTDVVQAHSPAVVSFTLRNETKREHRYRFETDAYVLQTPRCEDLEEYRKDLARHLVATPLPAGWAVELAPDQPVLAPGGLVSVTATVTPPAGFDGTQRINIHALYTEGYQDVLAGGVSVDVVKQP; from the coding sequence TTGACCGTGCGACCGCTCGCCGACCTCCTGCGGGCGCTGCTCGCCATCCCCGGTGCCTTCGCCCGGCTGCTCCGCCAGCTGCTGCGTCTGCTCCTGGCCCTGTTCCGGCCGCGGCCGCACCCTCCCGACCGGCAGGACAAGGCGGCTGCGAGCCGGTGCGTGCCCATCGACGATCCCGCGATGCGGGTGCCCGACCCGCTCGTCTACTCGCAGCAGGACCTGATGGCGCGCGGGCTGCCGGTGACCTGGCAGAACCCGGACTTCACCATCCTCGACGGCGGCACGCCCGTCGGCTCGTACGACCTGCAGCCTGACCACATCTACACCGTCGACGTCCGGGTGTCGAACGCGGCGCCGGACTGCCCGGTCGTGGCGATGCCGGTCCACCTGTCCTACCTCGACTTCGGGATGGGGACGGTCAGCGTGCCGGTGGCGACCCGGCTCGTCGACGTGGGCGTCCAGGGCGGCCCCGGCAACCCGTCGCACGTCGCGTTCTCGTGGCACACCCCGGCGGCCCCCGGGCACTACTGCCTCCAGGCGCTGCTCGACCCGGCGAGCGACCGGAACCGGAACAACAACCTCGGGCAGCACAACACCGACGTCGTGCAGGCCCACTCGCCGGCGGTCGTCTCTTTCACCCTGCGCAACGAGACCAAGCGCGAGCACCGGTACCGCTTCGAGACCGACGCCTACGTGCTGCAGACGCCGAGGTGCGAGGACCTCGAGGAGTACCGCAAGGACCTGGCCCGCCACCTCGTGGCGACCCCGCTCCCGGCCGGCTGGGCCGTCGAGCTGGCCCCCGACCAGCCGGTCCTGGCGCCGGGCGGCCTCGTCTCCGTGACGGCCACCGTCACCCCGCCCGCCGGGTTCGACGGGACCCAGCGCATCAACATCCACGCCCTCTACACCGAGGGCTACCAGGACGTCCTGGCCGGGGGCGTCAGCGTCGACGTCGTCAAGCAGCCGTGA
- a CDS encoding sensor histidine kinase: protein MTRPLVVGAASTLVAGALAAATLTAAGEGMGPSMTAYVLVIVALALVPLAAGWFLLRHDPHHLVGGLLCFLAVSPLVVAAGDGWAAAVARHREVPVNDLLVALSQGSWMLLYVPAALLVLLFPDGRLVGPRWRCVLYGLLAVPVAWILLLAVQPERFPPPYTSSRHVLGALPASWAAVAEPLAVGLPLALLVLLMGAVAAPVVRHRHGDERVRRQVRAFTLGAAGLPVSLLLCWFSYLVLGVPDLVLVGLVITWLAIPGATVTAVVRHDLYGVDRALSATATYAVLSALALACATAVGVALGALLGQGHPVVSAAVAALSLLAVLPLRRPVTAVIDRVAYPRRHRLRQAVDDLARRVHQEGADPTGLESVLREALDDPSLRVFYSLTSDGSVVDRDGVVAPLPQDAVPLFTSGHTVAAYVTSTVVEPALLHEATRTASPLAELARARLLADLARRDAEASRARLQRAGYEERRRLERDLHDGAQQRLVSLGMSLRVAQRHLGRDSGGVDAVLDRAVAELGTAVAELRQLAHGIRPSCLDDGLAPALAGLTATAPLPILLDVDDIPLPDDIVATAYFVVVEAVTNAVKHSAAGRVVVRVRRQHEVLEVEVTDDGVGGADPGGSGLAGMADRVAAAAGAVTVVSPRGQGTSVRAVLPCAS, encoded by the coding sequence ATGACGCGGCCCCTGGTGGTCGGCGCCGCTTCCACACTCGTGGCGGGTGCGTTGGCTGCGGCGACGCTCACCGCGGCCGGGGAGGGTATGGGTCCCTCGATGACGGCGTACGTGCTGGTCATCGTCGCCTTGGCCCTCGTCCCCCTCGCGGCGGGATGGTTCCTGCTCCGGCACGACCCGCACCACCTCGTCGGCGGCCTGCTGTGCTTCCTCGCCGTCTCGCCGCTCGTCGTCGCGGCTGGCGACGGCTGGGCGGCCGCCGTGGCCAGGCACCGCGAGGTGCCGGTGAACGACCTGCTCGTCGCGCTGTCCCAGGGTTCGTGGATGCTGCTCTACGTACCGGCGGCGCTGCTGGTGCTCCTCTTCCCCGACGGGCGGCTCGTCGGCCCCCGGTGGCGCTGCGTCCTCTACGGCCTCCTCGCCGTGCCCGTTGCGTGGATCCTCCTGCTCGCGGTGCAGCCCGAGCGCTTTCCCCCGCCCTACACCTCGAGCCGTCACGTCCTCGGCGCGCTGCCGGCTTCGTGGGCGGCCGTCGCGGAGCCATTGGCCGTGGGCCTCCCCCTGGCTCTGCTCGTGCTGCTCATGGGTGCCGTCGCCGCCCCCGTCGTGCGCCACCGCCACGGTGACGAGCGCGTGCGGCGGCAGGTGCGGGCCTTCACCCTCGGCGCTGCGGGGCTGCCCGTGTCCCTGCTGCTGTGCTGGTTCAGCTACCTCGTCCTCGGCGTGCCCGACCTCGTCCTCGTCGGGCTGGTCATCACCTGGCTGGCCATCCCGGGGGCGACGGTGACCGCCGTCGTGCGGCACGATCTCTACGGGGTGGACCGCGCCCTCAGCGCCACCGCGACCTACGCGGTCCTGAGCGCGCTGGCCCTGGCGTGCGCCACGGCGGTGGGAGTCGCGCTCGGCGCCCTCCTCGGCCAGGGCCACCCGGTCGTCTCCGCCGCGGTGGCCGCCCTGAGCCTGCTCGCGGTGCTCCCTCTCCGCCGCCCGGTCACGGCCGTCATCGACCGGGTCGCCTACCCGCGGCGCCACCGCCTGCGCCAGGCCGTCGACGACCTCGCCCGGCGCGTGCACCAGGAGGGGGCCGACCCGACCGGGCTCGAGAGCGTGCTGCGCGAGGCGCTCGACGACCCGTCGCTGCGGGTGTTCTACTCGCTGACGTCGGACGGGTCGGTGGTCGACCGGGACGGTGTGGTGGCTCCCCTGCCCCAGGACGCCGTGCCCCTGTTCACCAGCGGCCACACGGTCGCGGCGTACGTGACGTCCACCGTGGTCGAGCCGGCGCTGCTGCACGAGGCCACGCGCACGGCGTCGCCGCTCGCCGAGCTTGCGCGAGCCCGGCTGCTCGCCGACCTCGCCCGGCGTGACGCCGAGGCGAGCCGGGCGCGACTCCAGCGTGCGGGCTACGAGGAGCGTCGACGCCTCGAGCGCGACCTGCACGACGGCGCCCAGCAACGTCTGGTGTCGCTGGGGATGTCGCTCCGCGTGGCCCAACGCCACCTGGGGCGGGACTCCGGCGGCGTCGACGCCGTCCTCGACCGGGCGGTCGCCGAGCTCGGGACGGCGGTCGCCGAGCTGCGCCAGCTGGCCCACGGCATCCGCCCGTCGTGCCTCGACGACGGGTTGGCGCCGGCCCTGGCCGGCCTGACCGCGACCGCCCCACTCCCCATCCTGCTGGACGTCGACGACATCCCCCTGCCCGACGACATCGTCGCGACCGCGTACTTCGTGGTGGTCGAAGCGGTGACCAACGCCGTCAAGCACTCCGCCGCCGGGCGCGTCGTCGTGCGGGTGCGCCGGCAGCACGAGGTGCTCGAGGTCGAGGTCACCGACGACGGGGTGGGCGGGGCCGACCCGGGCGGCTCCGGCCTGGCGGGGATGGCCGACCGGGTCGCCGCCGCTGCGGGGGCGGTCACGGTGGTCAGCCCGAGGGGCCAGGGGACCTCGGTGCGCGCGGTGCTGCCGTGCGCGTCGTGA
- a CDS encoding response regulator, which produces MIGEDTALFREGLASLLTDVGHEVVGRASDADELEAVVASTPCDVVVVDVRMPPDHTDDGARAARRIRMRRPDIGILMLSQHVEVRHARDLVALGAFGYLLKDRVLDVEDFLGALERVAAGGSALDPMVVERLMGQRSGAEGLQRITPREREVLGLMAEGRSNTAIAGRLWLTERTVETHVRSILTKLDLADNDDDNRRVLAVLRYLGG; this is translated from the coding sequence GTGATCGGGGAGGACACGGCCCTCTTCCGGGAGGGCCTCGCCAGCCTGCTCACCGACGTCGGCCACGAGGTGGTCGGCCGGGCGAGCGATGCGGACGAGCTCGAGGCGGTCGTCGCGTCGACCCCCTGCGACGTAGTGGTGGTCGACGTGCGGATGCCGCCGGACCACACCGACGACGGCGCGCGTGCGGCCCGCAGGATCCGGATGCGGCGCCCGGACATCGGCATCCTCATGCTCTCGCAGCACGTGGAGGTGCGGCACGCCCGCGATCTGGTCGCCCTCGGGGCCTTCGGGTACCTGCTGAAGGACCGGGTGCTCGACGTCGAGGACTTCCTCGGTGCGCTCGAGCGGGTCGCTGCCGGCGGGAGTGCGCTCGACCCGATGGTCGTCGAGCGACTGATGGGGCAGCGCTCCGGTGCCGAAGGGCTGCAACGCATCACCCCTCGAGAGCGCGAGGTGCTCGGTCTCATGGCGGAGGGGCGGAGCAACACCGCCATCGCGGGCCGCCTCTGGCTGACCGAGCGCACCGTGGAGACGCACGTGCGGAGCATCCTCACCAAGCTCGACCTCGCCGACAACGACGACGACAACCGTCGTGTCCTCGCGGTGCTGCGCTATCTCGGCGGCTGA
- a CDS encoding PLP-dependent aminotransferase family protein: protein MTSFARRAERVQPSAIREFLALAGTPGITSFAGGYPDASLFPMDELRGIYDALLTAGDGSALQYTASEGLPALRALVAERLTADGMPCTADDVLITQGGQQGLDLVAKLFVDAGDVIVTERPTFLGALIAFNPCEPQYRSVPMDDGGMDVDALEEVLRTTERVKIVYTVPDFQNPTGRTMSLARRRRLVELAEEYDVVVLEDSPYRELRYEGERLPTIKSLDTTGRVIHLGSFSKILAPGLRLGWALAEPEVREKLALLKLAADTQNGTLNMRAAAAYLAQFDVEAHIAGMLPTYRHQRDLMLETMAQHFPAGITWTRAEGGLFTWVTFPEGLDLAAFQRDVLIPRAGVIVVPGAPFFSEAPEAHHARMSYSGVPDERMVAGVRAMGALLTEALA from the coding sequence ATGACCTCGTTCGCCCGCCGCGCCGAGCGCGTGCAGCCGTCGGCCATCCGGGAGTTCCTGGCGCTGGCCGGGACCCCGGGCATCACCTCGTTCGCGGGCGGCTACCCCGACGCGTCGCTCTTCCCGATGGACGAGCTGCGCGGCATCTACGACGCGCTGCTGACGGCCGGCGACGGGTCGGCGCTGCAGTACACCGCGTCCGAGGGGCTGCCGGCGCTGCGCGCGCTGGTCGCCGAGCGGCTGACCGCCGACGGGATGCCGTGCACCGCCGACGACGTGCTCATCACCCAGGGCGGCCAGCAGGGGCTCGACCTGGTGGCGAAGCTGTTCGTCGACGCCGGCGACGTCATCGTCACCGAGCGGCCGACGTTCCTCGGGGCCCTCATCGCGTTCAACCCCTGTGAGCCGCAGTACCGGTCGGTGCCGATGGACGACGGGGGGATGGACGTCGACGCGCTCGAGGAGGTGCTGCGCACGACCGAGCGGGTCAAGATCGTCTACACCGTGCCCGACTTCCAGAACCCGACGGGGCGGACGATGAGCCTGGCACGGCGCCGGCGGCTGGTCGAGCTCGCCGAGGAGTACGACGTGGTCGTGCTCGAGGACTCGCCCTACCGCGAGCTGCGCTACGAGGGTGAGCGGCTGCCGACGATCAAGAGCCTCGACACCACGGGGCGCGTCATCCACCTGGGGTCGTTCTCGAAGATCCTGGCGCCGGGGCTGCGGCTCGGCTGGGCGCTGGCCGAGCCCGAGGTGCGCGAGAAGCTGGCGCTGCTCAAGCTGGCCGCCGACACCCAGAACGGCACCCTCAACATGCGCGCGGCGGCGGCGTACCTGGCGCAGTTCGACGTCGAGGCGCACATCGCCGGGATGCTGCCCACGTACCGGCACCAGCGCGACCTGATGCTCGAGACGATGGCCCAGCACTTCCCGGCCGGGATCACGTGGACGCGCGCCGAGGGCGGGCTGTTCACGTGGGTGACGTTCCCGGAAGGGTTGGACCTGGCCGCGTTCCAGCGCGACGTGCTGATCCCGCGGGCCGGGGTCATCGTGGTGCCCGGGGCGCCGTTCTTCTCGGAGGCCCCTGAGGCGCACCACGCGCGGATGAGCTACTCGGGCGTGCCGGACGAGCGGATGGTCGCCGGGGTGCGGGCGATGGGCGCCCTCCTCACCGAAGCCCTCGCCTGA